Within Prosthecobacter sp., the genomic segment TGATGGACGTAGGACTGCCTGATGGTAATGGCTTTGACTTCATCGCCGAAGTTCTTCAGCACCTTCCGCGCCTGCCTGTTCTGATGGTGTCTGCGCATGAGGACAGCAGCTATCCCCAACGAGCCGCCGCCTGCGGCGCCAAAGGCTTCATCGCGAAAGAAGCTTCGCTCGCACAACTCGTTGAGGCGGTGAGCACCATTCAACAAGACGGCGATTGGTTTATGCGTGCCGAGTGAAGCATCGCTTTTGCGCCTGATCACACGACCGTTTGTCTGCCCGGCAGCGATCTTGTGATGATGCAAGCGGCAACTGGAACTCTGATATACCGCACAGATCTTTTCGATCTCGTGTCCATTGATGGTCGCAGAGCTGTAGAGCTTTGCTGTGAGCATTTGAACGAGCATGGCATTGAGACGGAGATCTATGATCACCGTGATCCCACTCCAGACATGTTCGTTCCACCGCCAGGCTGATCCCATTCGAATCATTGGAATAACCAAAAAGTGCAATCACGCCATGAGACAAGACTTCATTACGCACCATCGCGGAACTACAGATATGGCAGCCAATGCCATGATCAATGAAGGCGGCGCGATTCGACAACCCTCCGGGAAGGACTCTGAAACCGCGCTCACTCTTTTGAACCAACCGCATGGAGGCTGGGAGTCTCTGCGGCGGAAAATGCAGAATCCCACGACCGTGTTTTGGACCGCTTTCGCGACGGGTATCGCGATTTCGCTCTTGGAGGATCGACGAGTCGCCGTGAAATGATTTATGAGTGTGCCAACTCCCGACAAGCCTCCGTTTTAAGAACCGTCTGCCCTAATACTGCATGACCATATCCTTCTTTGAGAGGCATCCCCTGGGCGAGTGGGTCAAACGCGTCTTGCACATGTTTTGGGTGGCTGGAGTGAAGTTTTTCGACATCGACGGCGAGCAGCGTGCGGCGGCCTTTGCCTATTATGCATTCTTTGCCCTGTTCCCACTTATCTTCCTCTTCGTCACCCTCGGTTCCAAGTTCTGGGATAATGCCACCGTGGTCAGTTATATCATCGACAACCTTGGGCATTATGTGCCGCTCAACACTTCGGACAGAGGTGTCGTCGATGTCGCGATTCATGGCATTGTCGATGCCCGTGGGGGCATCAGCGCCCTGGCAATGTTAGGGCTCATCTGGAGTTCTACTCATTTCTTCCACGCCATGGTCCGTGGTGTGAATCGAGCCTGGGGGACCATTGAGTACCCGTGGTGGCGGCTCCCGCTGCATAGTTTTATGATGCTGGGACTGGTGGCAAGCGCGCTCTTCATCGGTGTGCTGGTACCTCTGGGCATCAGTCATCTCCGGCACACCGCCATTCTGCAAGCCGAGGCATTCAGCAGCCTGTTTGACATCGCCGTTTTGTTCGTGCCTTCCATGGTGCTCTTCTATGGCCTCAGCATGTTTTTCAAATTTTCACCCCGGCGCCGCACGCAGTTCTCCGAAGTCGCTCTCGCCGCCCTTCTGACGACGATTCTCCTCCAGGTTTGCCGCAATCTGTTTGAGCGTTATGTGTATGAACTCAGCAATTACAACGCCGTCTATGGCGCGGTCGCAGTGGTGATCGTGCTGCTGGTGTGGATCTATTTGTCCGGCGTCATTATCATTTATGGCGGCTGCCTTTGCGCTGCACAGGCCGAGGAGTTTGGCAGGCTGAAGCCACCTCTTCGCCGTGGTTTCCACCGCTTGTCCCCTCCTAGAAATCCACCGGGATCAAAGTAGATTGGGACCGGGCAGCTCCCGACCACCCGGTCCCTCTCATGTGTTGCAGCAGACGGTGCTAGTTGCATCACTGGACTGACGGATTCGGCGGAAACCGCCAAGACGCGTGCATCAAAATGCGCCTAATTACATGGTCCGTCCCGCAAATCAGCCGGTTCATGAATCACTTGTGATCGCATGGGTGCCAGCCCATCAAACGCATGTGGTGCCAGCGATGCCTAACTTGATACGTCCGTTGGCAGCCGCCCACGCGAAGTGAGGGCATAGCCATGATTTTCTAGATTCGGTGGGGCCAGACGTTGCGCACCGTTCCATTCGAGACATGTCAAAAAATCAGCCGCAAATGCCATGAGACCGTTACTCGCTGCCATTGTTGCCTCACTTTTTCTGACCAGTGGAATTTACCTCGACGCCATGCCGTCGGCGAGACCATCCTTGGCGATTCTGCCGATTCCGCCACCAAGTCCGGCCCCGCCGCCGGTTCCACCGCCCCCGGCCCCGGGCCCATCTTTACCACCAAAGCCGGGTGAGAAACGCTGTGCTTTGGACAAGCCGCATCGCGCCCATCACTGGACGGACAAAAATGGGGAGATGTTCTATTGCAATGGTGGCGCAGACCCTCGCCCGCCTAGAAGTGATCCGGCAGATCCACCCAAAAGTTGATGGCTGGCGCAGAAAGAAAAAAAATCTTTCCAGCGGGGCAAACCGCCCCGTTTCGAGACAAAACATGGAGGGCCACTTGATGAATGACATGAAAAATCAATCCTGCGCCACCTTCCAATGGGTTCTGTCAGGACTATTGTGGCTGCTTCTCCTGAACAGTTGTTCCTGGGAAAAACACTTGGCGACTCGGGCGCGTGCTC encodes:
- a CDS encoding response regulator transcription factor, which codes for MDDHAIIRGVFLTLVEDAPDLTMAWMASSLAEARDKIKQDAPDFLVMDVGLPDGNGFDFIAEVLQHLPRLPVLMVSAHEDSSYPQRAAACGAKGFIAKEASLAQLVEAVSTIQQDGDWFMRAE
- a CDS encoding YihY/virulence factor BrkB family protein, which gives rise to MKFFDIDGEQRAAAFAYYAFFALFPLIFLFVTLGSKFWDNATVVSYIIDNLGHYVPLNTSDRGVVDVAIHGIVDARGGISALAMLGLIWSSTHFFHAMVRGVNRAWGTIEYPWWRLPLHSFMMLGLVASALFIGVLVPLGISHLRHTAILQAEAFSSLFDIAVLFVPSMVLFYGLSMFFKFSPRRRTQFSEVALAALLTTILLQVCRNLFERYVYELSNYNAVYGAVAVVIVLLVWIYLSGVIIIYGGCLCAAQAEEFGRLKPPLRRGFHRLSPPRNPPGSK